The DNA window TTTTGAAGGACTACGATTTCCCGAAGCTGAATTTGATTCGCATCGAAGCGTTCACCGAGTTGCTTAAACCGCTGTAAACAACTCGGGCCGCGACGTGATGATCGATTCACCCTCGGAAATTTCCGACAAACAGCTTGACGAGCTGAAAATCGCGACGACTGTACCAGCTAAGTAAGCCTATTTCAGGCAGGTAGTTTTCAGAAAACCCCGTAAATATCAGCCACTTAATAAGCTGATGTCTACGGGGTTTGTCTTTTTGCACCTACCTTTATCCACCGTTTAATAAACACCTGACGGCAGTATACTGCATTATCCGCTAGCTGCATGATTCTACGCTTTACATGGCTGACATTGATACTGATGGCCTTCTGCTCCCTATGCGCCGAGGCTCAGCTGACGATCAGTAGCCCGGTTCCACGCATGGTCTTTCAGCGTAATCAGGCTAATCAGGCCAGCGTACTCATTACGGGTACGGCCCCGGCCAATGCTACTAGTATTGAAGCCCGTTTCGTGCCGCTGGTCGCGGGACAGGGTTCTGTTACGACCTGGACAACAATACCTTTCTTATCGGGATCGCGCGTGTTTCGCGGATTTGTTGTGGTGTCGGGGGGTTGGTACCGGCTCGATGTTCGGGCTAATGGGGGCATTACGCAGCTAACACAAACGTCGGTCAACCGGGTGGGTGTGGGTGAAGTTTTCGTCGTGGCGGGGCAGTCCAACGCGGTAGGCGGGTTTGAGCGCGAACCCGGTGCTGCCGACGACCGGGTGTCGTGCGTCGATATTCGGCAGATCAACCGCATTGAAGAGCAGCTCTACCCTTTACAGTTCGGCCATGCCAGTTCGGGCAGCAACATCGGCCCCAGCCAGCCCCGCACATCTGGGCGCGGCTGGGCGATAAACTCGTCAGTCGACTTAACGTGCCGGTACTCTTTCTGGGGGCAGCACAGCCCGCCACGTCAAGCACCCAGTGGCAACAATCAGCCGCCGGTACGTCGGGAACGCTTCTGCCCTATCAGCGGCTGGGGAGCGTTCTGCGCAGCTACGTGGCCCGCACCGGTATGCGGGCCGTGCTGTGGCATCAGGGCGAAGGCGACATCGACGGGTCGGAAACGGCGTACTTTTCAAACCTCAAATACATTATCGGCAAAACCCGGGAGCAGACGGGTTTCGGACAGTTGGCCTGGCTGGTGTCGCGGGTGTCATATACGCAGGGATCCACAAACCCCGGCGTACTAATGGCGCAGAACCGGCTGGCCAATGAAGTCAGCGACGTGTTCAACGGGCCCGCCACCGACGACCTAATCGGATCAGACAACCGGCTGACCGACAACGTCCACCTGGGTGGAAACGGCCTCGTTCGCTTCATCGACCGATGGGATCAGAGCCTGAGTGCTGACTTTTTCAGCCGCTCAACGCCCTACACGCCCACCGATGCATCGTCGCTGCTGACGACCGGCTACCCCCTGCCCCTCGTGAGCCAGCCGGGCAGCGTAGTACAGGTGCCGTCGTTTCGTACCGCGCCTGTTGAGTCGGGCAACCAATATTACGTGCAGGTGGTCGGAGCCAACAACACAGTCGTTTCGGAATCGGCCCGTGGGCTGAGCAACCCATTGTCGCTCACCCTACCGACCGGGCTAAGCGGCAGTTACCGACTCCGCACACTGGCTACCAGCCCCGCCCTCACAGGCACGCTCAGCGAGTCGTTTACGGTCAGTTCAGCCGCGCCGGTCACTACCTACGACGCCCCTACCCCCGCTATCGTACAGGGTGGTACGGCAGACACCAGCATCATTCGGATCGGGTATCGCTACGAAGCTGACAGTCACGGTTTTTTTGCGATGATTCAGGCCAATACGACCGTCGAAACGCGGATGCAGCGGCTCGACGGCGGTCCGTTTTCCGACACCAACTGGCAGATAGCTGCGCCCGTCAGTCAGGCCCCTGACTACACCGAATTTGCTGATTTCAACTACGTCCGCAATTACCCGCCCGTCGCATTAGCTGTGGGGGGTGTCGAGCCGGGGCGGTATCGGTTGTCGGTACGAAAACAAGGCAGCACCGGCGATGGCATCTGGTTCGAAACGACGTTTCTATCCGGCCGCACAACGCTGTATCAGGGCGCAGAGCCCGTGGCTTCGCTCCCACCCGTGCTGACCATAACCAGCCAGGTCCCGACCGTTTGTCCGGGCGACGCGTTTACAGTGAGTTTTACCCAGACCGAGAGTTCCGTCAACGCCAATAACCAGTTTACCATACAACTCTCCGACAGCAGCGGCTCGTTTAATTCGCCGACTGCCATCGGTAGCGGTACGAGTAGCCCAATCTCGGTCACGCTGCCCACCTCGGTCAGCGCGGGTTCCGTTCGCCGGATTCGGGTGGTGGCCAGTAGCCCCGTCGTGGCCAGTACGCCGGGCGACTCCTTTACTGTCTGCAATAACGCCGTGAATCTGGCCGATCTGTCGATAGCCATGCAGGTCGGTAATCGTATCGTCCCGCTGAACACACCCGTTTCATACACGATACTGGTCAGCAACAGCGGTCCGGGTCCGGCCAGTGGCGTACAGGTACAAAGTCGACTACCGTCTGGCCTGACATTTGTCGATGCGACGGCCAGCACAGTCGCATCGGCGAACGGAATTGTTACCGTCAATGCAGGTACCGTACCCGCAGGTAGTCGGGTTGGGTATGCGTACCGGTTGCGGGCTAGCCAGACAGGCACCTACGCCGTAGCGGCTCAGATTACCGCCAGTCAGACGCCCGATCCAGACAGTCAGCCGAATTCGGGCACGGGCGATGGGCAGGACGATGCTGCTACGGTTGATTTACGAACTGCGCCCGGTCAGGATACGCTGTATGTATCGCCAAATCCAAACCAGACACCACTGCCAGCGACTCAGTCCAATCAGCCGACTCCGAGCAGCAACTCCGCCGATCTGAGTCTGGCACTAGTCACAAAGCAATTGACCGTATCCCAAAGCGGCACGCTTGATATGAGCCTGACGGTCAGCAATCGGGGGGGCGCATTAGCCCAGCTTGTAGGCGTACAGGTCCTGCTTCCCAGCGGCTGGCAATTGCTGAGCGGCAGCAGCCTGAGCCAGTCGGGGCAGGTCGTATCCGGCACGATTGTTGGCGTTCCATCAGCTGATTCGACAACCGTAAAGTTCAGCCTGCGCGTCGGTAATGCCGGTACCGTGCAGGCTCAGATCAGCAGTTCGTCTATCGCCGACCCGGACAGTACGCCCGGCAACGGCTACATCAACGGTGAAGACGACACGGCCAGTCTGACAATTCGAATAAAATGATACGATCCGGGGACGGAGTTAGCGCGGAAACTGGTTCCGGGCCGCGTCGATCAGGCGTCCGAAGTCTGACGCGATCTTGTTCAGTTCTGCTTTTAGCTGGCTTCCGCCCTTCTCGACGTCAGCTTTCAGGTTCGCCCGGTTCGTTTTGCCCGGTCCGGGAACGATCAGCAGGCTGGTAACGAAGCCGGTGATAAGTCCGGCAAGGAAACGTTTCATAGGTAGTAGTTATGACTGGTGGATGTAGTATATCTACCTAGAACCACAAATGCACCGTTCTGTTTACGAACGGCTTGCTCCAACAAAAAGCGTCCCCGCTCACGGTATAACAACCATGAGCGGGGACGCTTTTTCACCCTATACATTAACCTGCCTATGCTTCGGTCAGTTGCTGCACCTGCTTGTCGATGGCCTGCAACAGCTTGTCGTAGGGTTTGTTGAACTTCTCGATACCTTCGTCTTCGAGTTGCTGCATCAGTGCGGGCAGGTCCAGCCCGGCCTGCTTGATACGCTCAAGCGTCTCGGTAGCCTTATCCAGATCATCTTCCAGCCGGTCGGCGGGGTTGCCGTGGTCGCGGTACGCATCGAGCGTTTCCATCGGCACGGTATCGACGGTGTCTTTACCGATCAGCGCATCGACGTATTTAACATCCGAAAACGCCGGGTCTTTCGTGCCGGTACTCGCCCAAAGCAGCCGCTGTGGTGTTGCTCCTTTTTCTTTCAGTTTGGCAAAGCGGTCGCTGCTAAATACGCGGTTATAGATCTCATACGCTTTTTTGGCCGACGCAATCGCTACTTCGCCTTTCAAATCGTCAAGCCCTTTGTCGGCCAGCATCGGGTCGATCAGTGTATCGATGCGACTCAGGAAGAAACTGGCTACCGACGCGATCTGATCGATGGGTTGCCCGGCGGCTACGCGGTCTTCCAGCCCGCTGATATACGCGTCTGCCACGGCTTCGTAACGCTCCAGACTAAACAGCAGTGTTACGTTGATATTGATTCCATCGGCCAGGGCCTGCCGGATGGCGGGTAGCCCCTCGGCGGTGCCGGGAATCTTAATCATCACATTGGGCCGACCAACTTCTTTCCATAGTGCCCGCGCCTGACTTAGCGTGCCCTCGGTATCGCGGGCAAGTCGGGGCGACACTTCCAGGCTGACGAAGCCATCGGCACCGTCGACTTTATCGTCGTAAACGGGCGCGAACAGGTCCGACGCCTGCTGAATGTCTTTTACCGCCAGGCCGTAGAAGATGTCTTCGTTCGATTTATTTTGCCCGGCCAGTGCCCGAATGTCGTCGTCATAGTCGGCACTCCCGCTGATGGATTTCTCGAAAATGGCCGGATTCGACGTGATACCCCGCAGGCCGTCTTCGTCGATCATCTGCTGTAATTTACCCGACTTCATAATCGGTCGGTCGATAAAGTCCAGCCAGATACTTTGTCCAAATTCGTGAACCTGTTTGATGCGATTCGTTGCCATAAAATAGCTGAGTTAGTTACTGTTACTAACCGCTAATACCCCGTCTTGTTCTGATTTTGAACGAATGATCAGCCTGCGGTGATGACCACCATTAACCGCATAGTTTCATACATTGACCGCTATTCCGAACGCCCCAACCGACTGCCAGCGTTCAACGATATAATCCGCAACCGCAGAAGTCAACTCGAAGTGTTTTTGTCATCCCGACGCCAGGAGAGATCTTCGGGTAAAGCGAACAAAACACTCTGTTCACGAAGATCCCTCCTGGCGTCGGGATGACAAAAATATTACCCAAAATCAACCTTAACCGTTAAACCTGAATCCACCCACCAATGAAAGGAATTATCCGGCTGAGTTACCGGAAAGTAATCGACGCGACGGCGCAGCACCCATGGGACCGGCTGGTATTCGACGATACCTGGCAGGAGTTTTACATGCAGGCCCAGTCGTTCAATCAGAGTGGGCAGTACCAATATTTCTGGGAGCTACTCGCCAACGTCCCCAACGCCGACAAGCTGCACCACCTGACCAGCCGGGCTGTGATGGGCTACCTGCGCCAGTTGAACGACCGCATCCCCGACATCACCAATGCGCAGGATCAGCTTAGTCTGCCGTTCAACTAGTTCAAATTCGAGATTCTGGCCGCGCAGGTCGAGCAGAAAGAGACGTTTCGCATCGCCATTTTCTTCTTCAGCGAACCATTGACCTGGCTCGACACGGTCGGGAATCAGTTGCTGGTTGCGTACGGCGATCAGCAGGCGGCTATCCGGCAGGGGCAGGCCATCAGCACTGACCTGATTCCGCTGCAACCGGAGCTGTCGATCTGGTCGTACCAACCCATTCTTCCCGCTATCAACTCGTAATGGACACAACCACACAGGCGCAGATTTACCTCGCCGATCAGCGGGGGCATTCGCAGACGCCGACACTCCGCAGTTTTCACACGTTCAACTTCGGTTCGTATCAGGCTGACAGCCGTGCCCCCTTCGGCGCGTTA is part of the Spirosoma rhododendri genome and encodes:
- a CDS encoding sialate O-acetylesterase; amino-acid sequence: MPVLFLGAAQPATSSTQWQQSAAGTSGTLLPYQRLGSVLRSYVARTGMRAVLWHQGEGDIDGSETAYFSNLKYIIGKTREQTGFGQLAWLVSRVSYTQGSTNPGVLMAQNRLANEVSDVFNGPATDDLIGSDNRLTDNVHLGGNGLVRFIDRWDQSLSADFFSRSTPYTPTDASSLLTTGYPLPLVSQPGSVVQVPSFRTAPVESGNQYYVQVVGANNTVVSESARGLSNPLSLTLPTGLSGSYRLRTLATSPALTGTLSESFTVSSAAPVTTYDAPTPAIVQGGTADTSIIRIGYRYEADSHGFFAMIQANTTVETRMQRLDGGPFSDTNWQIAAPVSQAPDYTEFADFNYVRNYPPVALAVGGVEPGRYRLSVRKQGSTGDGIWFETTFLSGRTTLYQGAEPVASLPPVLTITSQVPTVCPGDAFTVSFTQTESSVNANNQFTIQLSDSSGSFNSPTAIGSGTSSPISVTLPTSVSAGSVRRIRVVASSPVVASTPGDSFTVCNNAVNLADLSIAMQVGNRIVPLNTPVSYTILVSNSGPGPASGVQVQSRLPSGLTFVDATASTVASANGIVTVNAGTVPAGSRVGYAYRLRASQTGTYAVAAQITASQTPDPDSQPNSGTGDGQDDAATVDLRTAPGQDTLYVSPNPNQTPLPATQSNQPTPSSNSADLSLALVTKQLTVSQSGTLDMSLTVSNRGGALAQLVGVQVLLPSGWQLLSGSSLSQSGQVVSGTIVGVPSADSTTVKFSLRVGNAGTVQAQISSSSIADPDSTPGNGYINGEDDTASLTIRIK
- the tal gene encoding transaldolase; its protein translation is MATNRIKQVHEFGQSIWLDFIDRPIMKSGKLQQMIDEDGLRGITSNPAIFEKSISGSADYDDDIRALAGQNKSNEDIFYGLAVKDIQQASDLFAPVYDDKVDGADGFVSLEVSPRLARDTEGTLSQARALWKEVGRPNVMIKIPGTAEGLPAIRQALADGININVTLLFSLERYEAVADAYISGLEDRVAAGQPIDQIASVASFFLSRIDTLIDPMLADKGLDDLKGEVAIASAKKAYEIYNRVFSSDRFAKLKEKGATPQRLLWASTGTKDPAFSDVKYVDALIGKDTVDTVPMETLDAYRDHGNPADRLEDDLDKATETLERIKQAGLDLPALMQQLEDEGIEKFNKPYDKLLQAIDKQVQQLTEA